From a region of the Lepus europaeus isolate LE1 chromosome 17, mLepTim1.pri, whole genome shotgun sequence genome:
- the HIF1AN gene encoding hypoxia-inducible factor 1-alpha inhibitor: MAATAAEAAASGSGEPREEAEAPSPAWDESQLRSYSFPTRPIPRLSQSDPRAEELIENEEPVVLTDTNLVYPALKWDLDYLQENIGNGDFSVYSASTHKFLYYDEKKMANFQNFKPRSNREEMKFHEFVEKLQGIQQRGGEDRLYLQQTLNDTVGRKIVMDFLGFNWNWINKQQGKRGWGQLTSNLLLIGMEGNVTPAHYDEQQNFFAQIKGYKRCILFPPDQFECLYPYPVHHPCDRQSQVDFDNPDYERFPNFQNVVGYETVVGPGDVLYIPMYWWHHIESLLNGGITITVNFWYKGAPTPKRIEYPLKAHQKVAIMRNIEKMLGEALGNPQEVGPLLNTMIKGRYN; encoded by the exons ATGGCGGCGACAGCGGCAGAGGCCGCGGCCTCCGGCTCTGGAGAACCCCGGGAAGAGGCTGAAGCCCCGAGCCCCGCCTGGGATGAATCCCAGCTGCGCAGTTACAGCTTCCCGACCCGGCCCATCCCGCGTCTGAGTCAGAGCGACCCCCGGGCGGAGGAGCTCATAGAGAacgag GAGCCTGTGGTGCTGACGGACACAAACCTTGTGTATCCCGCCCTGAAGTGGGACCTCGATTACCTGCAAGAGAATATCGGCAACGGAGACTTCTCCGTGTACAGCGCGAGCACCCACAAGTTCCTGTACTACGACGAGAAGAAGATGGCGAACTTCCAGAACTTTAAGCCAAGGTCCAACAGGGAGGAGATGAAGTTTCATGAGTTCGTGGAGAAACTGCAGGGTATACAGCAGCGCGGCGGGGAAGACAG GTTGTATCTGCAGCAAACGCTCAATGACACCGTGGGCAGAAAGATTGTCATGGACTTCTTGGGTTTTAACTGGAACTGGATTAATAAGCAACAGGGAAAGCGTGGCTGGGGGCAGCTGACTTCTAACCTGCTGCTCATTGGCATGGAAG GAAATGTGACGCCTGCTCACTATGATGAGCAGCAGAACTTTTTTGCTCAGATTAAAGGCTACAAGCGATGTATCTTATTCCCTCCGGATCAGTTTGAGTGCCTCTACCCATACCCTGTCCATCACCCGTGTGACAGACAGAGCCAG GTGGACTTTGACAATCCTGACTACGAAAGGTTCCCCAATTTTCAAAATGTGGTTGGTTATGAAACAGTGGTTGGCCCTGGTGATGTTCTTTACATCCCAATGTACTG GTGGCATCACATAGAGTCATTACTAAATGGGGGGATTACCATCACTGTGAACTTCTGGTATAAG GGTGCACCCACCCCTAAGAGGATTGAATATCCTCTCAAAGCTCATCAGAAAGTGGCCATAATGAGAAACATTGAGAAGATGCTTGGAGAGGCCTTGGGGAACCCACAAGAG GTGGGGCCCTTGTTGAACACAATGATCAAGGGCCGATACAACTAG